A single window of Theropithecus gelada isolate Dixy chromosome 9, Tgel_1.0, whole genome shotgun sequence DNA harbors:
- the ZSWIM8 gene encoding zinc finger SWIM domain-containing protein 8 isoform X3, translated as MELMFAEWEDGERFSFEDSDRFEEDSLCSFISEAESLCQNWRGWRKQSAGPNSPTGGGGGGGSGGTRMRDGLVIPLVELSAKQVAFHIPFEVVEKVYPPVPEQLQLRIAFWSFPENEEDIRLYSCLANGSADEFQRGDQLFRMRAVKDPLQIGFHLSATVVPPQMVPPKGAYNVAVMFDRCRVTSCSCTCGAGAKWCTHVVALCLFRIHNASAVCLRAPVSESLSRLQRDQLQKFAQYLISELPQQILPTAQRLLDELLSSQSTAINTVCGAPDPTAGPSASDQSTWYLDESTLTDNIKKTLHKFCGPSPVVFSDVNSMYLSSTEPPAAAEWACLLRPLRGREPEGVWNLLSIVREMFKRRDSNAAPLLEILTDQCLTYEQITGWWYSVRTSASHSSASGHTGRSNGQSEVAAHACASMCDEMVTLWRLAVLDPALSPQRRRELCTQLRQWQLKVIENVKRGQHKKTLERLFPGFRPAVEACYFNWEEAYPLPGVTYSGTDRKLALCWARALPSRPGASRSGGLEEFRDRPRPLPAEPAVRPKEPGTKRKGLGEGVPSSQRGPRRLSAEGGDKALHKMGPGGGKAKALGGAGSGSKGSAGGGSKRRLSSEDSSLEPDLAEMSLDDSSLALGAEASTFGGFPESPPPCPLHGGSRGPSTFLPEPPDTYEEDGGVYFSEGPEPPTTSASPPGLLPGDVCTRDDLPSTDESGSGLPKTKEAAPAVGEEDDDYQAYYLNAQDGAGGEEEKAEGGAGEEHDLFAGLKPLEQESRMEVLFACAEALHAHGYSNEASRLTVELAQDLLANPPDLKVEPPPAKGKKNKVSTSRQTWVATNTLSKAAFLLTVLSERPEHHNLAFRVGMFALELQRPPASTKALEVKLAYQESEVAALLKKIPLGPSEMSTMRCRAEELREGTLCDYRPVLPLMLASFIFDVLCAPVVSPTGSRPPSRNWNSETPGDEELGFEAAVAALGMKTTVSEAEHPLLCEGTRREKGDLALALMITYKDDQAKLKKILDKLLDRESQTHKPQTLSSFYSSSRPTTASQRSPSKHGGPSAPGALQPLTSGSAGPAQPGSVAGAGPGPTEGFTEKNVPESSPHSPCEGLPSEAALTPRPEGKVPSRLALGSRGGYNGRGWGSPGRPKKKHTGMASIDSSAPETTSDSSPTLSRRPLRGGWAPTSWGRGQDSDSISSSSSDSLGSSSSSGSRRASASGGARAKTVEVGRYKGRRPESHAPHVPNQPSEAAAHFYFELAKTVLIKAGGNSSTSIFTHPSSSGGHQGPHRNLHLCAFEIGLYALGLHNFVSPNWLSRTYSSHVSWITGQAMEIGSAALTILVECWDGHLTPPEVASLADRASRARDSNMVRAAAELALSCLPHAHALNPNEIQRALVQCKEQDNLMLEKACMAVEEAAKGGGVYPEVLFEVAHQWFWLYEQTAGGSSTAREGATSCSASGIRAAGEAGRGMPEGRGGPGTEPVTVAAAAVTAAATVVPVISVGSSLYPGPGLGHGHSPGLHPYTALQPHLPCSPQYLTHPAHPAHPMPHMPRPAVFPVPSSAYPQGVHPAFLGAQYPYSVTPPSLAATAVSFPVPSMAPITVHPYHTEPGLPLPTSVACELWGQGTVSSVHPASTFPAIQGASLPALTTQPSPLVSGGFPPPEEETHSQPVSPHSLHHLHAAYRVGMLALEMLGRRAHNDHPNNFSRSPPYTDDVKWLLGLAAKLGVNYVHQFCVGAAKGVLSPFVLQEIVMETLQRLSPAHAHNHLRAPAFHQLVQRCQQAYMQYIHHRLIHLTPADYDDFVNAIRSARSAFCLTPMGMMQFNDILQNLKRSKQTKELWQRVSLEMATFSP; from the exons GCTGTATTCATGCCTGGCCAATGGCAGTGCAGATGAGTTTCAGCGAGGGGATCAGCTCTTCCGCATGAGGGCTGTGAAGGACCCATTGCAGATAG GGTTCCACCTGAGTGCTACAGTGGTGCCACCTCAGATGGTCCCTCCCAAAGGGGCCTACAACGTGGCTGTGATGTTTGACCGCTGCCGGGTCACTTCCTGCAGCTGTACCTGTGGGGCTGGGGCCAAATGGTGCACCCACGTCGTGGCACTCTGTCTCTTCCGCATCCACAAC GCTTCTGCAGTCTGCCTGCGAGCCCCAGTCTCAGAGTCCCTGTCCCGGCTACAGAGGGACCAGCTGCAGAAGTTTGCTCAGTACCTCATCAGTGAGCTCCCTCAGCAG ATCCTCCCCACAGCTCAGCGTCTCCTGGACGAACTCCTGTCTTCCCAGTCAACAGCCATCAATACAGTGTGTGGAGCTCCGG ACCCCACAGCAGGGCCCTCAGCATCGGACCAGAGTACTTGGTATCTAGATGAATCGACACTCACTGACAACATCAAGAAGACACTGCACAAGTTCTGCGGCCCCTCCCCTGTGGTCTTCAG TGATGTGAACTCCATGTATCTGTCTTCCACGGAGCCGCCAGCCGCTGCTGAATGGGCATGTCTGCTGCGCCCTCTGAGAGGCCGTGAGCCGGAGGGCGTCTGGAACCTGCTAAGCATCGTGCGGGAGATGTTCAAGCGGAGGGACAGCAATGCTGCCCCCTTGTTGGAAATCCTCACTGACCAGTGCCTCACCTATGAGCAG ATAACAGGTTGGTGGTATAGCGTACGTACCTCAGCCTCACACAGCAGTGCCAGTGGGCACACGGGCCGTAGCAACGGGCAGTCAGAGGTGGCAGCCCATGCCTGTGCCAGCATGTGTGACGAGATGGTCACACTGTGGAGGCTGGCCGTGCTGGACCCTGCACTCAGCCCCCAGCG GCGCCGGGAACTGTGTACACAGCTGCGGCAGTGGCAACTGAAGGTGATTGAGAACGTCAAGCGGGGCCAACACAAGAAGACGCTGGAGCGGCTCTTCCCTGGCTTCCGGCCAGCGGTGGAGGCCTGCTACTTCAACTGGGAAGAGGCCTACCCACTTCCCGGTGTCACCTACAGCGGCACTGACAGGAAgctggcactgtgctgggcccgGGCCCTGCCCTCTCGGCCAGGTGCCTCCCGCTCTGGGGGCCTGGAGGAATTCCGGGACCGGCCCCGACCCCTTCCTGCTGAGCCAGCTGTGCGGCCCAAGGAGCCTGGGACCAAGCGAAAGGGCTTGGGTGAGGGGGTCCCCTCATCACAGCGGGGTCCCCGCCGCCTCTCAGCTGAAGGGGGAGATAAAGCTCTGCATAAGATGGGTCCAGGTGGGGGCAAAGCCAAGGCACTGGGTGGGGCTGGCAGTGGGAGCAAGGGCTCAGCAGGTGGCGGGAGCAAGCGACGGCTGAGCAGTGAAGACAGCTCCCTGGAGCCTGACCTGGCCGAGATGAGTCTGGATGACAGCAGCCTGGCCCTGGGCGCAGAGGCCAGCACCTTCGGGGGATTCCCTGAGAGCCCTCCACCCTGTCCTCTCCACGGTGGCTCCCGAGGCCCTTCCACTTTCCTTCCTGAGCCCCCAGATACTTATGAAGAAGATGGTGGTGTGTACTTCTCAGAAGGGCCTGAGCCTCCCACAACCTCTGCCAGTCCCCCTGGCCTACTGCCTGGAGATGTCTGTACCCGGGACGACCTCCCTTCTACAGATGAGAGTGGCAGTGGGCTTCCCAAAACCAAAGAGGCAGCCCCTGCAGTTGGAGAGGAGGATGACGACTACCAGGCGTACTATCTGAATGCCCAGGATGGGGCTGGGGGCGAGGAAGAGAAGGCCGAGGGCGGGGCTGGGGAGGAGCACGACCTGTTTGCTGGGCTGAAGCCGCTGGAACAGGAGAGCCGCATGGAG GTACTGTTTGCCTGTGCTGAGGCCCTGCATGCACATGGCTACAGCAATGAGGCCTCCCGTCTCACCGTGGAGCTTGCCCAGGATCTGCTAGCCAACCCACCCGACCTCAAGGTAGAGCCGCCCCCTGCCAAG gGCAAGAAGAACAAGGTATCCACGAGCCGTCAGACCTGGGTGGCTACCAACACCCTGAGCAAGGCAGCTTTCCTGTTGACAGTGCTAAGTGAGCGTCCAGAGCACCACAACCTGGCCTTCCGAGTTGGCATGTTTGCCTTAGAGCTGCAGAGGCCTCCAGCTTCTACCAAGGCCTTGGAG GTGAAGCTGGCAtaccaggagtctgaggtggctGCCTTGCTCAAGAAGATCCCTCTGGGTCCGAGCGAGATGAGTACCATGCGGTGCCGGGCAGAGGAGCTTCGGGAGGGGACGCTCTGTGACTATCGGCCTGTGTTGCCTCTCATGTTGGCCAGTTTCATCTTTGACGTTCTCTGTGCTCCAG TGGTTTCTCCCACAGGTTCCCGGCCCCCAAGTCGCAACTGGAACAGCGAGACACCTGGGGatgaggagctgggatttgaagcaGCAGTTGCTGCCTTGG GCATGAAGACAACAGTGAGCGAGGCAGAACATCCCCTCTTATGTGAAGGTACACGTCGGGAGAAGGGTGACCTGGCATTAGCACTAATGATCACTTACAAGGACGACCAGGCCAAGCTTAAGAAG ATCTTAGACAAACTCTTGGACCGAGAGAGCCAGACACATAAGCCACAGACGCTGAGTTCTTTCTACTCATCTAGCCGCCCAACCACAGCCAGCCAGAGGTCTCCTTCAAAGCACGGGGGCCCATCTGCCCCAGGGGCCCTGCAACCACTGACCTCAGGCTCTGCAGGGCCTGCTCAACCAGGGAGTGTGGCAGGGGCTGGGCCAGGCCCCACTGAGGGCTTCACAGAGAAGAATGTGCCTG AGAGTTCCCCACATTCCCCCTGTGAGGGTCTTCCATCTGAGGCAGCTTTGACCCCCAGGCCAGAAGGGAAGGTTCCTAGCCGGTTGGCACTTGGCAGTCGTGGAGGCTATAATGGACGGGGATGGGGGTCTCCAGGACGGCCTAAGAAGAAGCACACAG GCATGGCCAGCATTGACAGCAGTGCCCCTGAAACAACATCGGATAGCTCCCCGACCTTAAGCCGGAGACCACTTCGAGGGGGCTGGgcccccacctcctggggtcGAGGTCAGGACAGTGACAGCATTAGCAGCTCTTCTTCAGACTCCCTGGGCTCCTCATCCTCCAGTGGAAGTCGCCGGGCCAGTGCCAGTGGAGGAGCCCGGGCAAAGACTGTTGAAGTTGGCAG GTACAAGGGCCGCCGCCCCGAGAGTCATGCCCCCCATGTACCCAATCAGCCATCAGAGGCAGCTGCACACTTCTACTTCGAGCTGGCGAAGACAGTGCTGATCAAGGCAGGGGGCAACAGCAGCACTTCCATTTTCACACATCCATCTTCCTCAGGGGGCCACCAGGGTCCTCACCGCAACCTGCACCTTTGCGCCTTCGAGATTGGGCTTTATGCCCTTGGCCTGCACAACTTTGTTTCTCCCAACTGGCTCTCACGTACTTATTCTTCTCACGTTTCCTGGATTACAG GCCAGGCCATGGAGATAGGCAGCGCAGCCCTGACTATACTGGTAGAATGCTGGGATGGGCACCTGACACCCCCTGAGGTTGCATCCCTGGCTGACAGGGCATCACGGGCAAGAGACTCCAATATGGTGAGGGCAGCAGCAGAGCTGGCCCTGAGCTGCCTGCCTCATGCCCATGCATTGAACCCTAATGAGATCCAGCGGGCCCTGGTGCAGTGCAAGGAACAG GACAACCTCATGTTGGAGAAGGCCTGCATGGCAGTGGAAGAGGCAGCTAAGGGTGGGGGAGTGTACCCTGAAGTGTTGTTTGAGGTTGCTCACCAGTGGTTCTGGCTATATGAGCAAACTGCAGGTGGCTCATCCACAGCCCGTGAAGGGGCTACAAGCTGTAGTGCCAGTGGGATCAGGGCAGCTGGGGAGGCTGGGCGGGGTATGCCTGAGGGTAGAGGGGGCCCAGGGACTGAGCCGGTTACAGTGGCGGCGGCAGCAGTGACAGCAGCAGCCACAGTGGTGCCCGTCATCTCGGTGGGGTCTAGTTTGTACCCGGGTCCAGGACTGGGGCATGGCCACTCCCCTGGCCTGCACCCCTACACTGCTCTACAGCCCCACTTGCCCTGTAGCCCTCAGTACCTCACTCACCCAGCTCACCCTGCCCACCCCATGCCTCACATGCCCCGGCCTGCCGTCTTCCCTGTGCCCAGCTCTGCATACCCACAG GGTGTGCATCCTGCATTCCTGGGGGCTCAGTACCCTTATTCAGTGACTCCTCCCTCACTTGCTGCCACTGCTGTGTCTTTCCCCGTCCCTTCCATGGCACCCATCACAGTACATCCCTACCACACAGAGCCAGGGCTTCCACTGCCCACCAGTGTGGCCTGTGAGTTGTGGGGCCAGGGAACAG TGAGCAGTGTCCATCCAGCATCCACATTTCCAGCCATCCAGGGTGCCTCACTGCCTGCCCTGACCACACAGCCCAGCCCTCTGGTGAGCGGAGGTTTTCCACCACCCGAGGAGGAGACGCACAGTCAGCCAGTCAGTCCCCACAGCCTGCACCACCTGCATGCTGCCTACCGTGTCG GAATGCTGGCACTGGAGATGCTGGGTCGCCGGGCACACAACGATCACCCCAACAACTTCTCCCGCTCCCCCCCCTACACTGATGATGTCAAATGGTTGCTGGGGCTGGCAGCAAAGCTGG gaGTGAACTACGTGCACCAGTTCTGTGTGGGGGCAGCCAAGGGGGTGCTGAGCCCGTTTGTGCTGCAGGAGATCGTCATGGAGACGCTGCAGCGGCTGAGTCCCGCTCATGCCCACAACCACCTGCGTGCCCCGGCCTTCCACCAACTGGTGCAGCGCTGCCAGCAGGCATACATGCAG TACATCCACCACCGCTTGATTCACCTGACTCCTGCGGACTACGACGACTTTGTGAATGCGATCCGGAGCGCCCGCAGCGCCTTCTGCCTGACGCCCATGGGCATGATGCAGTTCAACGACATCCTACAGAACCTCAAGCGCAGCAAACAGACCAAGGAGCTGTGGCAGCGGGTCTCACTCgagatggccaccttctccccCTGA